Proteins from a genomic interval of Candidatus Rubidus massiliensis:
- the mntR gene encoding Manganese transport regulator, with amino-acid sequence MEKKEISDRAEPFIETRNNRLFEKAEDYAELVDDLIQRQGNARTCDISREMGVSHVSVLKALKRLIRDGFLEKTKEKNIILTTKGHELAAFSKKKHRILTQFLLQLGIPENIVANDVEGIEHYISATTLEAIENHLKKM; translated from the coding sequence ATGGAAAAAAAAGAGATCAGTGATAGAGCAGAACCTTTTATTGAAACGAGAAATAATCGTTTATTTGAAAAGGCGGAAGATTATGCAGAGTTAGTCGATGATTTGATTCAAAGGCAGGGGAATGCAAGAACATGTGATATTTCCAGAGAAATGGGAGTATCTCATGTTAGCGTTTTAAAAGCCTTAAAAAGGCTAATAAGAGATGGTTTTTTAGAAAAAACAAAAGAAAAGAATATTATATTAACTACAAAAGGTCATGAGCTTGCTGCCTTTTCGAAGAAAAAACATCGAATTTTAACGCAATTTTTACTCCAATTAGGTATACCAGAAAATATAGTGGCAAATGATGTGGAAGGAATTGAGCACTATATAAGTGCAACAACGCTGGAAGCAATAGAAAATCATTTAAAAAAAATGTAA
- the nrdB gene encoding Ribonucleoside-diphosphate reductase subunit beta: protein MSKIEPILQENNDRFVLFPIKHQAMWDMYKKSEASFWTAEEIDLTPDLYDWNNRLNQNEQFFIKQILAFFAASDGIVNENLAVNFMKEVQYPEARCFYGFQIMIENIHSETYSLLIDTYIDDPLEKQNLFNAIETIPCIQKKAQWALKWINQGSFAERLIAFAAVEGIFFSGSFCSIFWLKKRGLMPGLSFANELISRDEGMHCDFAVLCYQQLTYPLPKSTVQAIICDAVAIEKEFILDSLPVKLIGMNADLMSQYIEFVADRLLQSLGLAKVYHSENPFDFMELISLNGKTNFFERRVSEYQKTGVVAGKNDLTFAISEDF, encoded by the coding sequence ATGTCAAAAATTGAACCAATTTTACAAGAAAATAATGATCGTTTTGTTCTATTCCCTATTAAACATCAAGCTATGTGGGATATGTACAAAAAATCTGAAGCTAGCTTTTGGACGGCTGAAGAAATAGACTTAACCCCAGATCTTTACGACTGGAATAATCGTTTAAATCAAAATGAACAATTTTTTATCAAACAAATCCTAGCCTTTTTCGCCGCAAGTGATGGGATCGTAAATGAAAATTTAGCTGTCAACTTCATGAAGGAAGTGCAATATCCAGAAGCTCGTTGCTTTTACGGCTTTCAAATAATGATCGAAAATATTCATTCAGAGACTTATTCGCTCCTCATCGATACATATATTGATGATCCTTTAGAAAAACAGAATCTATTTAATGCCATTGAAACGATTCCTTGTATACAAAAAAAAGCGCAGTGGGCTTTAAAATGGATTAATCAAGGTTCATTTGCAGAAAGACTTATCGCGTTTGCAGCTGTTGAAGGCATCTTTTTTTCAGGCAGTTTTTGTTCTATTTTTTGGTTGAAAAAAAGAGGTTTGATGCCAGGATTAAGCTTTGCTAATGAACTGATTTCTCGCGATGAAGGTATGCATTGTGATTTTGCCGTTTTATGCTACCAACAGCTGACTTACCCCTTACCAAAATCCACTGTTCAAGCGATCATTTGTGACGCTGTTGCTATTGAAAAAGAATTTATCCTTGATTCTTTGCCTGTAAAATTAATTGGTATGAATGCCGACTTGATGAGTCAATATATTGAATTTGTAGCTGACAGACTCTTACAATCGCTTGGTTTAGCAAAAGTTTACCATTCCGAAAATCCTTTTGACTTTATGGAGCTTATTTCTTTGAACGGAAAAACTAATTTTTTTGAAAGACGTGTATCAGAATATCAAAAAACTGGTGTAGTTGCTGGTAAAAATGACTTGACATTTGCCATTAGTGAAGATTTTTAA
- the nrdA gene encoding Ribonucleoside-diphosphate reductase 1 subunit alpha produces the protein MNVIKRNGQSQEVKFDKIVNRLSKLCYGLDVKFIDPIIIAKKVIEGLYDGVTTSELDNLAAEITATLISRHPDFSILAARIAISNLQKNIKLSFSETIFQLFHYRDKKTDAPSPLISEEIYTIVQSHQEVLDKTIQKERDFLYEYFGFKTLLRSYLLKMDEKTVELPQYMLMRVALGIHKNDIEEAIQTYELMSQKWFTHATPTLFNAGTKNPQMSSCFLTQISEDSIDGIFNSLKQCAKISQAAGGIGISIHNVRACGSYIKGTGGVSNGIIPMLKVFNDTARYIDQGGGKRKGSFAIYLEPWHADIYSFLDLRKNHGKEELRARDLFTALWIPDLFMKRVEQNKEWSLFCPNEAPGLELVWGQSFEELYCHYESLGKARKTIKAQDLWFKILEAQIETGNPFLLYKDACNAKSNQNNLGTIKLSNLCTEILEYTSSEEVAVCNLASISLPRFVENGVFNFQKLLEITKVITKNLNKIIDYNYYPVPEAQYSNLKHRPIGIGVQGLADTFILLRLPFESIEAKELNKAIFETIYFGALTASKELAKKYGPYHSYEGSLVSKGKLQFDLWNVHPSTRWDWETLRQEIKQFGIRNSLLVALMPTASTSQILGNNECMEPYTSNIYTRRVLSGEFIIVNKYLMKDLVRFKMWNETVKNQLLRENGSIQNIKGIPDDLKQIYKTVWEIKQKALIDLAADRAPFICQSQSLNLFMESPNYPKLTSMHFYAWKKGLKTGMYYLRTKAAAEAIKFTVTSSELEGQTACEIGCLSCSS, from the coding sequence ATGAACGTTATTAAAAGAAATGGACAAAGCCAAGAAGTAAAATTTGATAAAATTGTTAATCGCTTAAGTAAGCTTTGCTATGGTCTTGATGTTAAGTTTATCGATCCTATAATCATTGCCAAAAAAGTGATTGAAGGGCTTTACGATGGTGTGACTACTAGCGAATTAGACAATTTAGCCGCCGAAATTACGGCAACTCTTATAAGTAGACATCCTGATTTTTCGATTTTAGCAGCAAGAATTGCTATTTCCAATTTGCAAAAAAATATCAAATTATCTTTTTCTGAGACAATTTTTCAATTATTTCATTATAGAGATAAAAAAACAGATGCTCCCTCTCCATTAATATCGGAAGAAATTTATACCATTGTTCAATCTCATCAAGAAGTTTTGGATAAGACGATCCAAAAAGAAAGGGATTTTTTGTATGAGTATTTTGGTTTTAAAACATTGCTGCGTTCCTACCTTCTAAAGATGGATGAAAAAACAGTAGAGCTGCCTCAATATATGTTAATGCGAGTAGCTTTGGGGATACACAAAAATGACATTGAAGAAGCTATTCAAACCTATGAATTAATGAGTCAAAAATGGTTTACACATGCCACTCCCACCCTTTTTAATGCAGGGACCAAAAATCCTCAGATGTCTTCTTGCTTTTTAACGCAAATTAGTGAAGATAGCATTGATGGCATTTTTAATTCGTTAAAACAATGTGCTAAAATCTCACAGGCCGCTGGCGGTATTGGAATTAGCATTCATAATGTACGCGCTTGCGGCTCTTATATTAAAGGTACAGGTGGTGTTTCTAATGGCATTATTCCTATGCTAAAAGTATTTAATGACACCGCTCGATATATCGATCAAGGGGGAGGCAAACGCAAAGGATCTTTTGCCATCTATCTTGAACCTTGGCATGCCGATATTTACTCCTTTTTAGATTTAAGAAAAAATCATGGCAAAGAAGAGTTACGTGCAAGAGATCTTTTTACGGCGCTTTGGATCCCCGATCTTTTTATGAAAAGAGTGGAACAAAATAAAGAATGGTCTCTTTTTTGTCCAAATGAAGCACCGGGCTTAGAACTTGTGTGGGGTCAATCGTTTGAAGAGCTTTACTGTCATTATGAATCTTTAGGAAAAGCTAGAAAAACCATAAAGGCCCAAGATCTTTGGTTCAAAATTTTAGAAGCGCAAATAGAAACAGGTAATCCTTTTTTACTTTATAAAGATGCTTGCAATGCTAAATCTAATCAAAATAATCTAGGTACAATCAAACTTAGTAATTTATGCACTGAAATCCTTGAGTATACAAGTTCTGAAGAAGTGGCTGTTTGTAATTTAGCTTCCATTTCTTTACCACGTTTTGTAGAAAATGGTGTCTTCAATTTTCAAAAGCTTTTGGAAATAACAAAAGTTATCACGAAAAATTTAAATAAAATTATCGATTATAATTATTATCCAGTTCCAGAAGCGCAATATTCTAACCTTAAACACCGCCCAATCGGAATTGGTGTGCAGGGGTTAGCGGATACATTTATACTATTGCGGCTTCCCTTCGAATCGATCGAGGCTAAAGAATTAAATAAAGCTATTTTTGAAACTATTTATTTTGGCGCATTAACTGCATCAAAAGAATTAGCCAAAAAATATGGCCCCTATCATTCCTATGAAGGCTCTTTGGTTTCAAAGGGAAAATTGCAGTTTGATCTTTGGAATGTACACCCAAGCACTAGATGGGATTGGGAAACTTTAAGACAAGAAATCAAGCAATTTGGGATTAGAAATTCTTTATTAGTTGCTTTGATGCCAACCGCTTCTACTTCGCAAATCCTTGGCAACAATGAGTGCATGGAACCTTATACCTCCAATATTTATACAAGGCGTGTTCTTTCAGGTGAATTTATTATTGTAAATAAATACTTAATGAAAGATCTGGTTCGTTTCAAAATGTGGAATGAAACGGTAAAAAACCAACTACTACGTGAGAACGGTTCCATACAGAATATTAAAGGAATTCCAGATGATCTAAAACAAATCTATAAAACTGTGTGGGAAATTAAACAAAAAGCATTAATTGACCTTGCCGCCGATCGGGCTCCTTTTATTTGCCAATCGCAATCCCTAAATCTTTTTATGGAAAGTCCAAACTATCCAAAATTAACTTCTATGCATTTTTATGCCTGGAAAAAGGGACTAAAAACAGGAATGTATTATTTGCGAACAAAAGCTGCAGCAGAAGCTATCAAGTTTACCGTTACTTCTTCTGAGCTAGAAGGACAAACAGCTTGTGAAATAGGCTGTCTGTCTTGTAGTAGCTAA
- a CDS encoding Protease 1 precursor produces the protein MKINNILVKLLAIPFLLFAGMCNADDTIAYVTDISNLQVLPVDLDTQTSGIPINTTMRPYSLAITPDGLALIVAEQGFASDGSIEFLYPSNPLSNVTLNLGTLVPFAVAITPDGTKGFVTGIDTATSNPTLIALNVATRSISNFFITANQAFGIAITPDGTTAYLTQAGSIDGYSVANPGLPPTSIALPAGASPVGIAITPDGTYAYVTDSLNAAVYQVNLATSVVNTISLPVGTTADRIAITSNGAVAYIANTSSNTAYAISIPANTVTPIILASSQSGVAAHPNGQIVYFTDLANQRIAVVDVATNTLIGFIPIPNFPSAIAIAPDQAPTAAFTVVPAIAGMSTDFTSTSTSPVGGIASYTWDFGDGTIVTVTTPTISHVYATDGNYNVTLTVTNTQGTSTTQTFTGQTVSNNGGPSATTSQIITILPVNAPMITFIFPSSGVAGTDVTINGVNLSTATAVTFGGVPAAFTVNGDGTLTAIAPPNLTGTVTVTVTTPFGTSLPNEFTEFTYVTVETVLPPIDLRGVQITNRFADQKQYINVLTWNPPSTGPRPTSYFVFRDASLQEFVGEVPAFDRYRIEDVNVRRGRTYTYYIVSVDQFGNVSEPAIISVKPSRR, from the coding sequence ATGAAAATAAACAATATTTTAGTCAAATTGCTTGCTATTCCATTCCTTTTATTTGCTGGAATGTGTAATGCAGATGATACAATAGCTTATGTAACAGATATTTCAAATTTGCAAGTTTTGCCTGTTGATCTAGATACACAAACATCAGGTATACCAATTAATACTACTATGCGTCCCTATAGTTTAGCTATTACGCCAGATGGATTAGCTTTAATTGTAGCAGAGCAAGGATTTGCAAGTGATGGAAGTATAGAATTTTTGTACCCTTCAAATCCGCTTTCAAATGTGACTTTAAATTTAGGAACATTGGTACCTTTTGCAGTTGCTATTACACCAGATGGCACAAAAGGCTTTGTAACGGGAATAGATACTGCAACATCAAATCCAACCTTAATTGCGTTAAATGTTGCCACACGATCTATCTCTAATTTTTTTATTACAGCAAATCAAGCGTTTGGAATTGCCATTACTCCAGATGGTACAACTGCATACTTAACTCAAGCCGGATCCATAGACGGTTATAGTGTAGCAAATCCAGGTCTTCCACCAACCTCTATTGCTTTACCAGCTGGAGCATCACCGGTTGGAATAGCTATAACACCAGATGGAACCTATGCTTATGTGACAGATAGCTTAAATGCTGCCGTTTACCAAGTAAATCTAGCGACAAGTGTTGTAAATACAATCTCTTTACCAGTTGGAACTACAGCTGATAGAATAGCTATTACTTCAAATGGTGCTGTAGCTTACATAGCTAATACCAGTTCTAATACAGCTTACGCCATTTCGATTCCTGCCAATACAGTAACTCCAATAATTCTTGCCTCTTCGCAAAGTGGTGTTGCGGCCCATCCAAATGGTCAAATCGTTTATTTTACCGATTTGGCAAACCAAAGAATCGCAGTCGTTGATGTGGCTACAAATACATTAATTGGTTTTATCCCAATACCTAATTTTCCGTCTGCCATTGCCATAGCTCCAGATCAGGCACCAACAGCTGCTTTTACGGTAGTACCGGCAATAGCTGGAATGTCTACTGATTTTACTTCAACATCGACTTCTCCAGTAGGGGGCATTGCAAGTTATACGTGGGATTTTGGCGATGGGACCATAGTTACAGTTACAACACCTACAATTAGCCACGTATATGCAACAGATGGAAATTACAATGTAACCTTAACGGTAACAAACACACAAGGTACATCAACAACACAAACGTTTACTGGGCAAACAGTTAGCAATAATGGAGGTCCTAGTGCTACAACATCGCAAATTATTACTATTTTGCCAGTTAATGCACCTATGATTACTTTCATTTTTCCAAGTAGTGGAGTCGCAGGAACTGACGTTACCATAAATGGCGTTAATTTAAGTACAGCAACTGCCGTTACATTTGGGGGCGTTCCAGCCGCATTTACTGTAAATGGAGATGGTACATTGACAGCTATAGCTCCACCTAACTTGACAGGCACAGTAACAGTTACTGTTACAACTCCTTTTGGGACTTCCTTACCTAATGAGTTTACAGAATTTACATACGTGACAGTAGAAACTGTTCTACCACCGATTGATTTAAGAGGTGTTCAGATTACGAATAGATTTGCAGATCAAAAGCAATATATTAATGTTTTGACATGGAATCCGCCATCTACTGGTCCAAGGCCCACTTCTTATTTCGTATTTAGAGATGCGAGTTTACAAGAATTTGTAGGAGAGGTTCCAGCATTTGATCGTTATCGCATTGAAGATGTAAATGTGAGAAGAGGTCGCACCTATACTTACTATATTGTGTCAGTTGATCAATTTGGTAATGTATCGGAACCTGCTATTATTTCTGTAAAACCAAGTAGAAGATAA
- a CDS encoding putative Mg(2+) transport ATPase, with amino-acid sequence MDIPVQNFEHFFRIFLAALLGGLIGIERERLSWVAGLRTHMLVCVGSALIMIVSQYGFDEVLKEGFVVLDPSRVAAQVVSGIGFLGAGTILFWKEKIRGLTTAASLWAVSAIGLAVGGGLYIIAVSVTALIFLILIGLKPFERHFLKKTYGAVIEIVANPNGVDMGHLKEIISSFCSIQQVNIYFEVKGDKEHYLLTFKSIKPELIMRISQELKKNEEIESIEIVN; translated from the coding sequence ATGGACATACCCGTTCAAAATTTCGAACATTTTTTTCGAATTTTCCTCGCAGCGCTCCTCGGAGGACTAATTGGCATTGAAAGAGAGCGCTTAAGTTGGGTGGCGGGCTTAAGAACTCATATGTTAGTTTGTGTCGGATCGGCTTTAATCATGATTGTGTCACAATATGGGTTTGATGAGGTATTGAAAGAAGGATTCGTTGTTTTAGATCCTTCAAGAGTTGCAGCACAAGTTGTAAGTGGAATTGGATTTTTAGGAGCTGGCACCATTTTATTCTGGAAAGAAAAAATAAGAGGTTTAACCACTGCCGCAAGCTTATGGGCGGTATCTGCTATTGGCTTAGCAGTTGGGGGAGGGCTATACATAATCGCAGTTAGTGTAACAGCTTTAATTTTTCTTATTTTAATCGGTTTAAAACCATTCGAAAGGCATTTTTTGAAGAAGACTTATGGGGCTGTGATTGAAATTGTTGCAAATCCAAATGGAGTCGATATGGGACATCTCAAAGAAATTATTTCCTCCTTTTGCTCGATTCAGCAGGTGAACATCTATTTTGAAGTGAAAGGAGATAAAGAACATTATTTACTGACCTTTAAATCGATTAAGCCTGAATTGATTATGCGAATTTCGCAGGAACTAAAAAAAAATGAAGAAATTGAATCTATAGAAATTGTTAACTAA
- the sugE gene encoding Quaternary ammonium compound-resistance protein SugE → MYWFFLLLAGLFEIGWAVGLKFTEGFTKLIPSTFTLIAMVFSLWFLSLSLKAIPIGTAYGIWTGIGTFGTALFGIVYYGESTSLLRIISFILILAGIAGLKLSHN, encoded by the coding sequence ATGTATTGGTTTTTTTTATTACTGGCAGGTTTATTTGAGATAGGTTGGGCCGTAGGTTTAAAATTTACAGAAGGTTTTACCAAATTAATCCCTTCAACTTTTACCTTAATAGCAATGGTTTTTAGTTTGTGGTTTTTGAGCTTATCTTTGAAAGCGATACCAATTGGAACAGCCTATGGTATTTGGACTGGAATTGGGACCTTTGGCACAGCCCTATTTGGTATTGTTTATTACGGAGAATCCACAAGTTTATTACGAATCATTTCATTTATATTAATACTTGCTGGAATTGCCGGATTAAAATTGTCTCATAATTAA
- the rdxA gene encoding Oxygen-insensitive NADPH nitroreductase, whose amino-acid sequence MSRLVFLLLLFASSLIYADVTEEKSFSSILEKRHSGYTFDKNRTIQKAKLIEIAEAARLSPSSYNEQPWRFIFCDQKQTPQGYKKVFDSLVDANQKWAKNAPVLVVVLANLKSSRNQENNSWALYDTGAASMSLVLKATSLDLMAHEMGGFNAAQIKKEFNIPNNFEPISIIALGYEQKTDDCVKITKNRHPLNDNFFYGNWAKGINP is encoded by the coding sequence ATGTCCCGTTTAGTTTTTCTTTTATTACTCTTTGCAAGTAGCTTAATTTATGCAGATGTAACAGAAGAAAAAAGCTTTTCTTCTATTTTAGAAAAGAGACATAGTGGATACACCTTTGATAAAAATAGAACTATTCAAAAAGCAAAATTAATAGAAATTGCTGAAGCTGCGAGACTTTCCCCTTCAAGTTATAATGAACAACCTTGGAGATTTATTTTTTGTGATCAAAAGCAAACGCCACAAGGTTATAAAAAAGTTTTCGATAGCTTAGTTGATGCTAATCAAAAATGGGCTAAAAATGCACCCGTATTAGTCGTCGTGCTCGCAAATCTTAAGTCAAGCAGAAATCAAGAAAATAATAGTTGGGCACTTTATGATACAGGTGCGGCTTCTATGAGTTTGGTTTTAAAAGCGACTTCCTTAGACTTAATGGCTCATGAAATGGGTGGGTTTAATGCAGCTCAAATAAAAAAAGAATTCAATATACCCAACAACTTTGAGCCCATTTCTATCATAGCATTAGGCTATGAACAAAAAACGGATGATTGCGTTAAAATCACCAAAAATAGACATCCTCTAAATGATAATTTCTTTTATGGCAATTGGGCAAAAGGAATTAATCCTTAA
- the kefC gene encoding K(+)/H(+) antiporter has translation MVIESFFLQLVFILFFARVFGEIAARFDIPSVIGELIAGVILGPSLLGWISSTETIRALAEIGIILLLFEVGLETEITRLAKTGFKSFLVAIVGVLAPFILGFILSYHLFELSGIVSLFIACTLTATSIGITIRVLNDLKLQKSEEAQIVLGAAVIDDIIGIILLSLLYEFATSGAIKLLNLGKLTLFIFLFLIIAPIAAKSISYFIKKYEKKSVIPGLLPSIIVSLLLFFAWLAHLSGAPELLGGFAAGLALSRQFFLPFGASLKLDPEFSKKVEHQMRPIIHLFTPIFFVTVGLSLNLKQVDWHSSYIWVLSLSLLLVGIIGKLSSGFILPKTSPWIKWAVGIAMVPRGEVGLIFAEVGKNSKVLNDEVYAAVLIVIALTTIFTPFALKWFYLRKNKAIKD, from the coding sequence ATGGTAATTGAAAGTTTTTTTTTACAGTTAGTCTTTATCCTTTTTTTTGCGCGAGTCTTTGGGGAGATCGCGGCTCGATTTGATATCCCTTCCGTTATTGGGGAATTAATCGCTGGGGTTATATTGGGACCAAGCCTTTTAGGTTGGATTAGTTCTACTGAAACAATAAGAGCTTTAGCTGAAATAGGTATCATTTTACTTTTATTTGAAGTTGGACTTGAAACTGAAATCACCCGCTTAGCAAAAACGGGTTTTAAATCTTTTTTGGTTGCAATAGTAGGCGTATTGGCCCCATTTATTTTAGGATTTATTTTAAGCTATCATCTCTTTGAATTAAGTGGAATCGTGTCATTATTTATAGCATGTACACTAACGGCGACAAGCATTGGAATCACTATTCGAGTATTAAATGACTTAAAATTACAAAAAAGTGAAGAAGCTCAAATCGTTTTAGGTGCCGCAGTTATTGATGACATCATAGGGATCATTTTATTATCTTTATTGTATGAGTTTGCCACCTCAGGGGCAATTAAACTCTTAAATTTAGGCAAGCTTACCTTATTTATTTTTCTTTTTTTAATTATTGCGCCCATAGCTGCTAAAAGCATTTCCTATTTTATCAAAAAATATGAAAAAAAAAGTGTAATTCCGGGTTTATTGCCCTCAATAATAGTTTCCCTTTTATTATTTTTTGCATGGCTTGCGCATTTATCTGGAGCGCCTGAACTTTTAGGTGGATTTGCCGCTGGACTTGCCTTATCAAGGCAGTTTTTTTTACCCTTTGGTGCAAGCTTGAAATTAGATCCCGAGTTTTCCAAAAAAGTAGAACATCAAATGAGGCCAATCATTCATTTGTTTACACCCATTTTTTTTGTGACGGTAGGATTATCGCTAAACTTAAAGCAAGTTGACTGGCATTCAAGCTATATTTGGGTATTATCCCTTTCTTTATTATTGGTTGGAATTATTGGAAAATTAAGTTCTGGTTTTATTTTGCCAAAAACTAGCCCATGGATTAAATGGGCTGTTGGAATTGCTATGGTTCCAAGGGGAGAAGTAGGCCTTATTTTTGCTGAGGTTGGAAAAAACTCTAAAGTTTTAAATGATGAGGTTTATGCAGCCGTTTTAATTGTTATTGCGTTGACAACGATCTTCACCCCTTTTGCTTTAAAATGGTTTTATTTAAGGAAAAATAAAGCGATTAAGGATTAA